A window of Xenopus laevis strain J_2021 chromosome 1L, Xenopus_laevis_v10.1, whole genome shotgun sequence genomic DNA:
ACATTTGAGCTTggttaaaattcaagtttattccaACTGAAAAATAttggaatgttgataaataggcccttgaGAATCGATGCAAATTGACCATTTATGTGATGCCCCACTGTTTTAAAATATGGGGcgataatttaattaaatttttttttgcttattttaggTACTTCTCGCTATTGTCATTATCTCATGGGGTTTTGTGCTTTATGCAGCAAGACTTTCAGCACTGTGGCAGCTGCAGAAGAAATACCCAAATAGACTGTAAATCATCAAAGGACAATCCAGGCTGATCTATCACAGCTGAGGAACAAAAAAGcacatattaaattatttttattatctacaAATCTATATGGACTTCTGTTTAAAAAACTTTGTGTGCAACATTCAATTCCATgttttttgtattagtgttttctataatgttttcattataaaATCAAAGAAACACTTTTGGATGCCAGAATGGAATGGGGCTTTCTGCAGTTCATAAGAGTTAAATATAAAtggcaaattaaaatgtaaaatgttttagtgCAATCATTTTCATAAAACTATTGGGGATACAACATGAAATAAAGTATagtttttaatattttgcattttcaagtGTAATTGTAAGATTTTGTTTTCTCAGTTTACTTTGTTATACTTTTAAAGTGCTTGGTAATGTAGTATTTAGTAGCAGCGATACtgtattatgtttttatatatgaaataagacatcataatacacaaaagccatgaatatcttgtaaattatatcctaaacggtgagtagtgacgtaatttgtcacgactcactaaaacttgtgtattaaaataagtaccccttgttgcaaaatatgatgaAATTATAAGTCACCTcgaaattccatgacctgtataataatatccttatattttacaaaagggggtacttttttcactatattattactttttaaaggaacagttcagtgtaaaaataaaaactgggtaaataggctgtgcaaaataaaaaatgtttctaatatagttggtgactggatgtctaacagaaaagccagaatactacttcctgcttttcagctttgtaactctgagttagtcagtgacttgaaggggggccacatgggacataaatgttcagtgagtttgcaattgatcctcagcattcagctcagattcaaaagcagttatgacccatgtgccccccctttgagtcactgattggttactacctggtaaccaatcagtggaaatagagctgcaaagcaggaaatagtgttctgttatgttaaacatccagtcactccagcctttacacattacattttttgctaactaactatattagaaacatttttttattttgtacagcttaaagatttatccagtttttatttctacactgaacaattcctttaaggaataaaAGGAGCCCTACCAAAGGTGCCTTATAGTCAGTATTATTGCACATGAATACTTTAAACTGATAGTTATGCC
This region includes:
- the LOC121393818 gene encoding small integral membrane protein 27-like, which gives rise to MILLSKKTVEWICSLVLLAIVIISWGFVLYAARLSALWQLQKKYPNRL